TCGTAGTGTGCCAGCTCATCTGGCCTACTCTGCAATTCACTGTGCATATCCTCGGCTTTACCTAACATATAAGAGACCAATAGGGAATGAGGAACAAAACATGAAGGAATGCTTGATTTAACTcagtaagttttttaaaaagacactacATTTTTTTATAAGTGGGCACTCTTCCCAAATaaccatttaaattttttaatgtagAAGATTAAAATTCTTAAGTTACAAGCAATAGTGACTGATTCTAACTTCCAGAAGGCAAAAGGGGCAAAGGGGGAGAGGTTGGATAGCACAAAAGAGGTGCTGAACAACGAAGCATTCAGTGGTCCAGGATGAGGGGAGTAATGGGGAGGTAAGCAAGAGCCTACAACCATTTTCAGAAGGCTGCTGGAGGACTGATTCCAAATGCCTTCTCCCAAAGTATACAGGGAAGGGGCAACTCCCCAAAGTAGGTGTTTTTTCTACACAGGGGTTAAGGGGTAAGTTGTCTTATGTGCTCCTGTCAGGATGGACAAACACAACCAGTAGTCTACTATGTACACAAAACTGAGTTTTGAATGatcatgtttatttttatataaaacctACTTCTCCCATAATGAAAAATTATGAAGTTATTATAGTGCTCCTAATAGGAAAGTATTGCTGAATGCTGATATTGGGCATGTTAAAAAAAAGCAGGTTCTAAAAAATTATAATAGCTCCAGAAGCAGTGAAGAGTTCATAAACTTGTATAGTTTACTGAGATATGTACATAATTTTTCGTTCCATACTTTATTTGTGCTGTGCATAGtggtacacgcctataatcccagcaactcaggaggctgaggcaggaggatcacaaatttaaggccagctcagaaatttagcaaggccttaagaaaCTTAGGAAAACCTtgactcaaaaataaaataaaaggaggaaaaccttgactcaaaaataaaataaaagggattggggacatggctcagtggttaagtgctcctgggtccaATCTTATAACAAaacgaaaacaaaaacaaaaaccaaacaaaaacaaaaggttTATATTTCTGTGGCTAATTTTGCCAATTTAATCAGGGGACAAGAATCTCTATAAGGTAGGTACCCACACTGTTGCATTTCAAAGGAAAAATAGTTAATAGATGTATCTGTGTAAGTCCTAAAATTGTGACTGTTAATTGAATTTATTCATAGTTTGGGGATATTATATAGGAAAAGGTCTCCTATACTATGTTGTTTTCAGCCTTAGTAAACACTGAGAAATGAATCCTTGGGAATGTCAGTCATATATCTTTCCTTTTTATATAGATACTAAGTGTGAGGCCCCAGTTGAGTTCCATTTGCATCCAAGGCTGGGATTAAAAAACATAAATGTGCAGCTGGGCCTGGAGGCATTTTCTGTAGTTCCAGCACTTGGGTGGCTAAGGCCAGAGGTCTGCTTGAATTCAGGAGTTCTTTACCAACCTGGAGAACGTAGAAAGATTCCTTTTCCAAAACAGAACTAAATATGAATGGGAAAGCTGATGGTGTAGTAAGGCAGGCCCACAACCAGAGCCTTGGCTTAAAGGTCAGAGTTGTGCCCTGAGAGgaaattcattttgagttaaagtGGACCCAACATGGGCACAGGAGAACCTGATAATTGCAGGGTCTGCTGGCCCATTAGGTCTTCTCCTTAATCCAAGAACATATGTGTGTGTCCTGGACACAGTAAAACCAGAAGGTACTGTTTCATCAGAAGTTCCATAAGCTCCTCAGCACATGCAACTCTGGCGTCTACCAGAAATGTCACAAATGGGGACCGAGGTATTCTTCTTAGTCTCACTAAAGCATACCACCTACTTTTGGCAACCTGAACAGACCAGGACATTAGTGAAGTGCCTGGgacccagcaaaaaaaaaaaaaaaaaaaaaaaaaaatcttctttggGAAAGGGCTAAAGAGAGGCCATGGGAATAGGGAAAGCTGCAGAGGATGTTTATAATACCTCTGTGCACATAGGAGACTCCCACAAGTTCTTGGCAGGGATAGGTACAAAGTAATGAAAGGACTGGCAGGAGCTTCTTAAATAAGGGCTTTCACCAGTAAAACAAACTCATGTTGAAAAAAGCTGGTGGGAGATGGAATTTTCAGAAAAGATGGCTATTAAAATGTGTAACCATCATGACAAAATCCAGTCTGGAGAACCAAGAAGTCTCTGCTGAGGGAATGACAACTGAAGGATGAGTAGGAAATAGCTAAAACAGTACTTCTCAAAACGTGGTTTGATTCTTTTCCCACTAAGCTGACAGTGCAGCCCTCTCGCCCCAAGTAGCAATGCACAATGGTACATGCTCAAAGGCTGGAAAGATCCAGTGGAATATTTTGTAGATAAGAAACCATTTTTCTtgctggtggcacatgcctataatttcagcagcttgagaaggtgaggcaggaggatcacaaatataaagccagtctcagcaattagtgaggccttgtctcaaagattttaaaaaaagggctggagatgagcttcagtggttgagcacccctaggtttgatcccaggtaccgcccccccccaaaaaaatctttTGTAGATAATAAGAATATTTTTGTCATTATTGTCAACATAGTTATTATTAGTATCATTAACCAACTAATAGAGCCAGAGGAAGAATATGTAGCATGGTGTGTTACCCTCATTACTCTTCAGGCTTCATTACTACTATTTTTCTTCCATTGCTATTGGAATCTAGTTTACTATGAGAACATTCAAAATAGGGATTTAAAGTAAGAAATGTAATAAACatgctctttttattctcattttatccTTGATTTAGAATTTGTTTCCCATGATGAAGGAAAAGGTGGTATGTTTCCTATATGCTGGCATCACGAAAGGGAGAAACAAGTCATTCATATTTatgaatttgatttttttgggggggggtaccaggaattgaactcaggggcacttgaccactagtgacattcccagccctattttgtattttatttagagccagggtctcactgagttgcttagcacctcacttttgctgaggctggctttgaactcaggatcctcctgcctcagcctcctgagctactaggATTGAATTTGATTTTTGACATTAACTATGCATCTTTAGACTTCTCAATCAAATCAGCTTCACTGGTTAAATGAACTGTTTTATTAATTTACaatgaaatagttttcaaatgactAAACATAGGAACATAGAAATAACATCACATTTGCATTGTTATAAAGTTAAAGGTATTTTATCATTACTAGCTGAAAATTTTGAAGCTGGGTTTCTCACTGAGGACACTATACAGACACTGATCTTTTTATTTTGGTCTTTTTAGCAGAAACACAGACTTAAGTGAAATTATAAGCACAATAATAGCTTCCTAGGACTCTGAACTTTTGCTTTCAATACCAAATAATATCTGAAAAACATGCTCACTTTTATGTTTTTTGAGAAATTCTAAGAACTGACCCAGATTCATGTGATAATCATTTCTTAATCCATAGTCACCATGGGCCTCAAGGAGTAATTCTTCAAAAGAATGGAAAAGGCGCAGGTCCTCGCCATTTCCTTCTGTTTCCATGCTTTCAGCATGCTTACAAGAAATATGCTTCCAATTGGGATACCTAATTGTGTGCCAGAATTCCTCACAATGCTCTTTGAAACCCTCCACACATATTATACCAGGCTTTCCTGTCATGCAAAATCCAGTGACATCTAACCTTTTCCCTGCTTCCAAAATCTTTTTCCTTAAGTCCTGGTGATATATATGGTGACTATAGATCCACATTCGGAGGAATGTGTTCTTGACAGGCTTTGCTTGTGTAGATGGTTCGTACACCAGCTTTCTATTCAGGAAGTAGGAAGCACTGTTGTCCTGTAGCCACTGGATTGCCGCACATACACAGAGCTCACCTGGATCAAAAGTCCCTATATAAGAAGTGAGACCTTTGTTGAGAAGTAGCTGCTGTTGTCTGTCAAGCTCAGATGATCGCCCAAACAGCTGCAATGCTACGAAGGGGTAGTTGTGAGGCATGGTTACTTGCAAATCAATTTTCAccttaaaatgaaaatcaaatagaTTTAAATGCCATAAAAATCACACAAGCTAGTTTATCAATGACAACTACATGATTTTGATATATGGAATAATTATTGCTGTTCTGTTACCAAGTACTTTATATACATGATTCTATCCATGTATACATTCATTCTTTCTCATATTTATTGAATTAACTACACATGCTAAGGACCCTGTGCTGGGACAGTGAAGTGAAGAAGTCAGACATTATTTCTTCCCTTCAAGGAGTCCACAGCCTAGTGAAGGAGACACACATTAAACAGGTAACTATGCATAGCAAATATTTAATTTCAATTGTGAGAAGCATTACCATAGAAAAGTTCAGGGTTCCATTGAAGTGTGTAACCATCAGGACAGAATCCAGTCTGGGGAACCAGGAAGTCTCCTCTGAGGGAATGACAACTGAAGGATGAGTAGGAAATAGCTAAAACAGTAGTTCTCAAATGCCCAGGACATGTGTTACCTATGCTATACTAATGTTGCTGTAGATAAACggataagaacatagagggaaatctattttttaatatttaaattttgttaCCTGTATTTGTTTTCTGGGTTATGGTGCcatcaaaacaaaaaaccccaatgtTCATTCACTTCTTAAAAGCCTGTTTTGCTACAGGCAATATCTAGATTTGTGAAAATCATGATACAAGTAAAGGGAGTACATATTGTAATAGGTGGATTGTTAAGAAACTGGATGAGTGAACAGAATAATGGTAAGTATGACTAGGATATTTTCAATAAAAACATTAGGtatatttgtttaaaatgtgTTCATATTTATGTAAAATTTAGGATGTTTACTAAAGACAATTTACAGAGCAtctcatattttatatattttgcttCCAAAGAAGTAAAGAAATATGCATCTAGGGTATTCTttgtgtcctggacagaagttcaTGCAACAGGCATTTTGCTAACAACTGGGAATAAAACAACACTAAAACAAATGAGGGCACCCACCTTGGGCTCCTCTATCTGGAGCGTAATCACAAATTCAATTTTTGGTGGTAGCGCCTCCCTTCTGCCTTCCAAATATCTCTTTATATTCGTCAGGGCATTTACATCTTCAAGTTTTACTTCTCCTTGGTTAGGAAACATAGAAAACAGCATTTCCATTTCCAGCAGCTGAAGCTGAAGGCTTTCTTTCACTGAAGCCGACATGTCTCGAAATCAATCTGCCTGGGAACTTGGAAAGGCCCAGGGACACTGGATTTGTCAATATCAGatggtatccagcgaaattatcgGTAGGTCCCTTTATGAGGAAGCAGTTCCGCAGGAGCA
This region of Callospermophilus lateralis isolate mCalLat2 chromosome 6, mCalLat2.hap1, whole genome shotgun sequence genomic DNA includes:
- the Rwdd2a gene encoding RWD domain-containing protein 2A isoform X1, with translation MSASVKESLQLQLLEMEMLFSMFPNQGEVKLEDVNALTNIKRYLEGRREALPPKIEFVITLQIEEPKVKIDLQVTMPHNYPFVALQLFGRSSELDRQQQLLLNKGLTSYIGTFDPGELCVCAAIQWLQDNSASYFLNRKLVYEPSTQAKPVKNTFLRMWIYSHHIYHQDLRKKILEAGKRLDVTGFCMTGKPGIICVEGFKEHCEEFWHTIRYPNWKHISCKHAESMETEGNGEDLRLFHSFEELLLEAHGDYGLRNDYHMNLGQFLEFLKKHKSEHVFQILFGIESKSSES
- the Rwdd2a gene encoding RWD domain-containing protein 2A isoform X2, giving the protein MVTHFNGTLNFSMVKIDLQVTMPHNYPFVALQLFGRSSELDRQQQLLLNKGLTSYIGTFDPGELCVCAAIQWLQDNSASYFLNRKLVYEPSTQAKPVKNTFLRMWIYSHHIYHQDLRKKILEAGKRLDVTGFCMTGKPGIICVEGFKEHCEEFWHTIRYPNWKHISCKHAESMETEGNGEDLRLFHSFEELLLEAHGDYGLRNDYHMNLGQFLEFLKKHKSEHVFQILFGIESKSSES